caaaggacgctctatctcataaacgaattgacttacagacgtcaaattttgaaacgaattatttgaaggttgggactatataaaaataatatgcatttaatactagcgacgccatctatgtgtcagaccggggacttatcagccaacctgttatgtactcAAAACAACCTttattggatccaaagattttgaccttcctttaggaattttggtattgattccgagccacagatacggcttctttaaaatgagctttaaatctaggatcaataaaattaaaattagtatacagatatcatttatcgaattttcatttcaatttcgtttcaatttaaaaattgttgaaccgattacatttttaatcgaatattttttaaaattcaattaaaattttaattggaaacattttgctgatattttttttctgtgtagtatttTAACCCTGAAAATGTTCTCTACAGTGTGTGTTTAAGATTGCAACAGCTTTCGAACTTACTCACAGGTTCGGATAAAAATAGAATCTGGCAATCATTGACATTAGAAAAGTTCTCGGTTTTCCCACATAAGATGTCCGATGGATATATTCACGAAGCATACTTTTGGGTGTGATAATTATTCTCAAAACTCAAGTGCATACTTTCTATTGACGCAGTTCTTTTATGACACTCATTgatattagaaaatttctacGTTTTCCCTTATGAGATTTCTGGTGGACATATTTATTGAGCATATTTTTAGGAGTGGTAATTATTGCCTAAACTAACATGGTGCATAATATTTATTGACAGCTTTTAGCATATTTATATGGCCAACAGTAGTATTTCTGcccagaaaattttcagaacagtGTGTGTTTAAAATAGTACGACACGCCTTTCCGATATATTCAAAATGGGAAGTGCCTTaacaatcggataaaaatttaacttggcACTCATTGATACTCAGTTAAGTTCTACATTTTCCCTCGTCACATGTTCGATGACATATTCATGAAGCACACTTTTAGGGGAGATAAttattccttaaagtaaagtgcATATTTTCTATTGACGAAGTTTTAGGTTTTCCCTGATGCGATCTTCGGTGGACGCATTTCAATTTCCATCTATTTCGTAATACAAAGTAAAGATACATAAAATAACAAGTGATACACACACTTtacactttatttaaaattgtgtaATGAATTTATTAAGCATACTTTTAGAGGGGGTAATTactagcatatactaacatggtGAATAATTTCCAATGACGGTTTTTAGCGTATTTGTGTACTTGAATGCCCAACCGTAGTATGTTGGTCCTGAGTTTTTTCTTCTCAGGGTGTGTTTACGATTTCACGATACTCCATTCGCATTCACTCACAATAGCAAGTCCCTTATCATTCAGATAACAATTGAACTTGGCACTCATTGATATTAGAAAAGTTCTTCGTTTTCCCTTATAATGCATAACTTGTATTGTAGGTTTTACCATACTTAGATATTAAAATACTACCACAGTAGTATTTTAGTCCTGAGTGTTTTCTCTTCAGGATGTGTCTACGATTTCACAATACCGCCTTCGGACTCCCTCACAATAGGGAGCCCCCTATCATTCAGATAAGAATTGAAACTGGCACTCATTGATCTCAAGTTAAGTTCTCCGTTTTCCCTCATGAGATGTTCGATGGACATATTCGTAAAGCATACTTCTAGGCGTAATAATTATTCCCTAAACTCTAGTGCATACTttctatgcacagaaaaaaatttcacgaaattttttccaactaaaattttaattgagttttaaaaaatattcaattaaaaatttaattgaatcaacaaattttttaattgaaacaaaaatcaatagtatcaattaattttttaattggatcaattaattttttaagtgaccttcaattaattttttaattgatactatcatttctgtgattgaagacatttcaattaaaaaattaattggatcaattaatttcgtgattgaaccagaaaaaagcaGAAAAACTTAGAGAATACAATTTACAACTCAATCCCTCATGGTTTGTGAATAAAACTAAGGTTTCATTCACAGAGGAAAGCATGTGGCTCCTTTCCCTCGGatctaagtttgccattccggtaAACAACAATAATGTTTCAACTATAGGACTCATCGCCGACCTAGAACAATGGGTACAAACAATATCAGACGACAGAGAGAAAGATATAACTCGAACAAAAATAACTAACAGGATTCTCACATACAAAAGGAATATGAAGAACAATCCCAAAGACAAATTCATCCTTAACATATATGATGAGACAAAACGATTTTTAAGAAAACAGAAGGATATAATTGTAACTCGATCAGATAAAGGCAACAAAACGGTAATAATGTACAAGAAAGATTACAAAACTGGAATGGAGGAACTTCTAAACGACAAGTCAACGTATAGGACAATGAGAGAAGACCCAACGCTAAAATTACaaaggaaaaataataaaattataatggatTTATTTAAAGCGGAATACATcacaaaacaagaaaaatttcacTTAACGTCCAACTCTGCCACAGCCCCAAGACTCTATGGACTcccaaaaatccacaaaaccaACATGCCTTTACGGCCAATCTCATCCTCAGTAGAAGTCCCATGCTACAATCTATCAAAATATATTGGTGACATTTTGAGCAACATTATATTGgagaaatataatataaaaaactcAATGGAACTAAAAACCCGATTAGAGGAAGTATCTCTGGACGAAGACGACATCTTAATATCCCTGGACGTGGTATCGTTGTTTACCAACATACCTATATACTTagcaattaaaaacataatgaCTCAGTGGAAAACTCTggaaaaacatacaaaaatacCAAAGACACAATTTCTAAACATTCTCCAATTCTGTTTAAATGACAATAACTATTTCAattataataatacaatatacAACCAAATTTATGGTATGCCGATGGGAAACCCACTTTCTCCTACAATAGCGGATATCGTTCTTGACACACTATTAGAACAAGTATTAAATGATCTAGAgaagaaaaacataaaaattaaattaattactaaATATGTAGATGACCTATTTGCAATAATAAGTAAAAAAGATGAAGAAATAATACTTAAAACATTCAACCAATATCACAACAAACTACAATTTACCATGGAAAAAGAAACTAACAATTGCCTACCCTACTTAGACATTAAAGTATATAGAAACAACAGAACAATCGTAACAGAATGGTATACAAAATCAATCGCATCAGGGAGAATTTTAAACTTTCATTCATCACAACcaataaaccaaaaaattaatacaGCAACTAACTTATTGATGAAAGCAATAACATTAAGCgacgataaatttaaaaataaaaatatcaataaagttAAAGAAATCCTACAACAGAACGCATTTCCTCAAAATATAATTgataatattacaaaaaattcaacaaataacAAATCAGACAACACAAACAAAACCACCCCATCTGGCAAtcccaaaaaattctacagcTTCTCGTTTATTCCTAAACTAACAGAGAGTAAAAAGCTGAGAGAAATAATAGAGGACAAGGAAATATCATTTGCATACAGACCCAATAGAACAATAGCCTCTCTTTTCACATCTACAAAaacgaaaattgaaaaaacacaACAGAGTAATGTTGTTTATGAAATAACATGCAtaggcaacaacaacgaaaactGCAATCAATGCTACGTAGGAACAACCAAGCGAAGCTTAAGCACAAGAATAAACGAACATCAAACAGACATAAAAAAGGGAAAACAAACGACTGCACTAGCCCAACATTGCATTGAACGACAACATACACCTAACTGGGAAGATGTGAGAATATTAGATAGAGAACGAAGAGCAAATAGACGATACACTCTCGAGAGCTTGCGtattcaacaaaaacaacattgtGCAATAAATCGAAAAGAGGACAAAGACAACACCAATGCTGTCTACACCATAGCATTAGTATAGTTTACTTCAAACTGTGATCGTAGCCATAAGAAACAACAACTGTGATAACTTAAGTTAACTTTCGGATTATTTgtacaattatttaaaatttgtgtttaaTGTTGTGTTGTAATAGTGACGTTACACTTAGAATAATAACTTATACAATATGACGAAAGATTAAatgtaagtttttcatagaaaattatggttcaatcataagcaaaaagtaaaaatattgttcTTTTTTCGTATATTTTATTGTCGTTGCCAGATTTCAATAAAGTAAATCCCTGAGGAAGATGGAAATCCCCATCGAAACGTaggataaaaatatgaaataaataattttttatttgcatatactCATGACCTTGAAAGCCTGACTAGAAATTCTagaaatcatataaaaaaacgAAGATACAATAAGGTCGAtctttttataaataaacagaaaaaattttgtttgtgtgtggACCAAgttctgcacagaaaaaaatttcacgaaattttttccaattaaaattttaattgagttttaaaaaatattcaattaaaaatttaattgaatcaacaaattttttaattgaaacaaaaatcaatcacaaaaattaatagtatcaattaattttttaattgggtcaattaattttttaattgaccttcaattaattttttaattgatactatcatttctgtgattgaagacatttcaattaaaaaattaattggatcaattaatttcgtgattgaatcataagaaaatttttttgtgtgtgttatgGGAAtattccacattttatttcgagaGTGCTATTGGAGTAAAATATAAACTTAATTTAGTTAAATCTTTGCaacatataaaataatttgtgaTATCATATATTCTGTATTCACTGAAAATTGAATACTACCATATATCCACATTtcttattcaattaatttatttcttattaaaTGTATGTTATAGCCTCTAGTTTTATTTTCTTACaattacataaaattcaatttacttACACAGCCTAATAATCAATCTCAAATCAACTAAATAATTCTCCACAAACATATCCAAATTGAATTCTTTGTTGCAATAAGGTAAGTGCTATTCAATGGATATTGGATGattattcacaaaatatccgaaAAGTTTTATACACACAACTGCTGAAATTCCATAAATATCTGATAAGCTTCATTAGCTGAAAAGCTTTCATACAATGGCAAATGAGGCTTCTCTTTGACCACTATAAATTTGGGAGGGATATAGGCTATGGAGGATGCCCACAATGTACAAGTATATTAAAGAGCAATTGAATTCTAAATCCTTGTACGTGTTTCAATTGCACATCAAATCAAGGTAGTTATCCTTGGGGTTtacatttgcaaaaaaaaaaaaaaaacaatacaggGATGTGGGCCATATTCCAACAAATATTATTGTtttgctttaattttattttctgtctGGTATCATCGGCAACTTTATTCTCACCCACATAATCATCATTATGCTTGGCATTGTCATAATGATAGCTGAGAAGAGAAAGAGATAGAGGGCGAGAGCGTAGGAGAGTAGGGATGGGATGGGATGGGTAATCAaagtaaaaagtgaaatgaaatcgAATGAAACCAAAAAAGCATTAAGTCTTTCTAGTAAGGCAGTCAAATACAAAAAGtagaagagagagagagcgagagaagaGAGGAGATAACAGTACGGGAAACCGATACCTTTGTTGATGTGAAATGAAGCATACTTTAAGGTGTTACTGCTAAgtaaaaataacacaaaaacaGACTACCTCACTTAACAGCTTACCACAATTTGGCTTCAAAAAGTACATTAAGCTTGGTAGGAGGAAAATAAAATCTCCGGAGGAGTCGGCGGCGGCAAAGAAATTATACCCCAACTCGAGAAACGATTCAATTTACACTTGAATACCAAACTAAAGTGGCACTCAAGAACACCTTCATCTTTTGGTGCCAATGACACACAGCCATCCAGTCAGATATACGgcaggacggacggacggacggaccaaCTCTCAGAATCTATTATAACAAAAGGTGCCACACGACCGACAGCAtcaagaacaaaacaaaatccaaCAATGAAGGAATTCTCTTGTGTAACGTTTGGAAATCGTTGTCACCAAAGAAAGATGGCAACAAAAAATGGATggaaaacgtttaaaatgttgtcaaacattCAGCTTTATTGTGCCCATTGATGTTTCGTCTTGTCATCGTCTTCAGCTTGCAAAATGTTTGCTATCGTAGTGGTAGTAGGGTTTgtttattttcctgaatttgttTGGGAGAATGTTTCGTCTGATTTTCGAGCTTTGCCTTACTCGTATGTAAACGAAATTCATTTCCATACCTAAAATGCAGAAAAACGAGCACTCTGATTGACAGTCAAAGGAAATGGTGTTGTATTTCAATGGCATTTGTTGTTCATACCCTACAGGTCATCGTTTGATATGATgcgagaaaattttggttatggACAATGATTTTGTCATGGAAAGTTTAAATTTGATAAGAATGAAATGAAAAGCAGAATTTTGCTTTCtgttatttattacaaaatttagtcaacatttacaGGTAAAACAAAACCCATATCcgtaacacacaaaaacaagtTCATTCAGTCATgaaagtatcaatcacagttttaattaggtatacaaaaatattcgattaaaaattatttgatttgatttcaaaatttcaagtattgtttttattgattcaattaaaaatttaattgaatttgattgcataaaaaaaataattgattaaattaattatttatttaaacttttaaattaaatcagttaaacaattaattgagttgTGCAAtcgatattgaattttttaattaaattgttagttggaacaattaatagtttacaacattttcactcatttttataccctccaccataggatgggggtatattaactttgacattccgtttgtaacatatcgaaatattgctctaagaccccataaagaatatatatattctgggtcgtggtgaaattctgagtcgatctaagcatgtccgtccgtccgtccatccgtgtgttgaaatcacgctaactttcgaacgaaacaagctatcaacttgaaacttggcacaagtagttgttattaatgtaggtcgatccggtt
This is a stretch of genomic DNA from Haematobia irritans isolate KBUSLIRL chromosome 4, ASM5000362v1, whole genome shotgun sequence. It encodes these proteins:
- the LOC142235274 gene encoding uncharacterized protein LOC142235274, whose amino-acid sequence is MWLLSLGSKFAIPVNNNNVSTIGLIADLEQWVQTISDDREKDITRTKITNRILTYKRNMKNNPKDKFILNIYDETKRFLRKQKDIIVTRSDKGNKTVIMYKKDYKTGMEELLNDKSTYRTMREDPTLKLQRKNNKIIMDLFKAEYITKQEKFHLTSNSATAPRLYGLPKIHKTNMPLRPISSSVEVPCYNLSKYIGDILSNIILEKYNIKNSMELKTRLEEVSLDEDDILISLDVVSLFTNIPIYLAIKNIMTQWKTLEKHTKIPKTQFLNILQFCLNDNNYFNYNNTIYNQIYGMPMGNPLSPTIADIVLDTLLEQVLNDLEKKNIKIKLITKYVDDLFAIISKKDEEIILKTFNQYHNKLQFTMEKETNNCLPYLDIKVYRNNRTIVTEWYTKSIASGRILNFHSSQPINQKINTATNLLMKAITLSDDKFKNKNINKVKEILQQNAFPQNIIDNITKNSTNNKSDNTNKTTPSGNPKKFYSFSFIPKLTESKKLREIIEDKEISFAYRPNRTIASLFTSTKTKIEKTQQSNVVYEITCIGNNNENCNQCYVGTTKRSLSTRINEHQTDIKKGKQTTALAQHCIERQHTPNWEDVRILDRERRANRRYTLESLRIQQKQHCAINRKEDKDNTNAVYTIALV